One Brassica napus cultivar Da-Ae chromosome C2, Da-Ae, whole genome shotgun sequence DNA window includes the following coding sequences:
- the BNAC02G12940D gene encoding uncharacterized protein BNAC02G12940D isoform X1, with the protein MEAEDDPRNKDLFFDGHHQSLSSTEAAYSPNAKRKVESGFGLFCVMRKRARGDDDDMSSSDFDYAEKGDDFFCSDTDLSECSEFDVISHHVVQDKSLIGSESLSTCNSDDDKISLGISSMSLTKTLGGPGRQWSVCGSVTAVRNIPLLGDSSAAFSSLDEQLDVNVSTSEGRDAEADGEDDMSFSDIDAMIRRLNLIPDDSDSCLDMEERNMSKLPRHTLLGLEHCSVTSVPRGIISQGAIAVLHCRDSKHFIRKQEVIIGRSCEGMNVDIDLGKYGYGSKVSRRQALVKLEKNGTFSLKNLGKRHIIVNGEKLSTGQIASLASCSSVDIRGEVFVFKINKEAVRQFLKNNARRNSKDDTKFRWCE; encoded by the exons ATGGAAGCTGAAGATGACCCCCGCAACAAGGACCTCTTCTTC GATGGTCATCATCAATCTCTTTCATCCACCGAAGCTGCTTATAGTCCCAATGCCAAGAGGAAAGTTGAAAGCGGTTTTGGTCTCTTCTGCGTTATGAGAAAGAGAGCtcgtggtgatgatgatgacatgTCTTCTTCGGATTTCGATTACGCAGAGAAAGGTGATGACTTTTTCTGCAGTGACACGGACCTGTCTGAATGTTCAGAGTTTGATGTTATATCACATCATGTTGTACAAGACAAGAGTTTGATTGGATCAGAATCTCTGTCTACATGCAACTCTGATGATGATAAGATTAGCCTTGGAATCTCTTCAATGTCTTTAACGAAAACCCTTGGCGGACCTGGTAGGCAGTGGTCAGTGTGTGGCTCTGTAACCGCAGTCAGAAACATACCTTTATTGGGAGATAGCTCAGCTGCTTTTAGTTCCTTGGATGAACAGTTAGATGTTAATGTGAGCACCTCTGAGGGCAGGGATGCAGAAGCTGATGGTGAAGATGACATGTCCTTTTCTGACATTGATGCTATG ATACGCAGATTGAATCTGATCCCTGATGATTCAGATTCATGCTTAGATATGGAAG AACGGAACATGTCTAAGCTTCCAAGGCATACATTACTTGGACTGGAACACTGCTCAGTGACTTCAGTTCCGAGAGGAATTATATCTCAAGGGGCAATAGCTGTCCTGCATTGTCGTGATTCAAAGCATTTTATCAGGAAACAAGAG GTAATTATTGGGAGGTCATGTGAAGGCATGAATGTTGACATTGACTTGGGTAAATACGGTTATGGGAGCAAGGTATCTCGGCGTCAG GCACTGGTGAAGCTAGAGAAGAACGGAACATTCTCCTTAAAGAACCTTGGAAAGCGACATATCATTGTAAATGGGGAGAAGCTCAGTACAGGACAGATTGCATCCCTCGCATCATGTAGCTCAGTCGAC ATCAGAGGAGAAGTGTTTGTGTTCAAGATTAACAAAGAAGCAGTGAGACAGTTCTTAAAGAACAACGCACGGAGAAACAGCAAAGACGACACCAAGTTCAGATGGTGCGAATAG
- the BNAC02G12940D gene encoding uncharacterized protein BNAC02G12940D isoform X2, whose product MEAEDDPRNKDLFFDGHHQSLSSTEAAYSPNAKRKVESGFGLFCVMRKRARGDDDDMSSSDFDYAEKGDDFFCSDTDLSECSEFDVISHHVVQDKSLIGSESLSTCNSDDDKISLGISSMSLTKTLGGPGRQWSVCGSVTAVRNIPLLGDSSAAFSSLDEQLDVNVSTSEGRDAEADGEDDMSFSDIDAMIRRLNLIPDDSDSCLDMEERNMSKLPRHTLLGLEHCSVTSVPRGIISQGAIAVLHCRDSKHFIRKQEVIIGRSCEGMNVDIDLGKYGYGSKVSRRQALVKLEKNGTFSLKNLGKRHIIVNGEKLSTGQIASLASCSSVDRRSVCVQD is encoded by the exons ATGGAAGCTGAAGATGACCCCCGCAACAAGGACCTCTTCTTC GATGGTCATCATCAATCTCTTTCATCCACCGAAGCTGCTTATAGTCCCAATGCCAAGAGGAAAGTTGAAAGCGGTTTTGGTCTCTTCTGCGTTATGAGAAAGAGAGCtcgtggtgatgatgatgacatgTCTTCTTCGGATTTCGATTACGCAGAGAAAGGTGATGACTTTTTCTGCAGTGACACGGACCTGTCTGAATGTTCAGAGTTTGATGTTATATCACATCATGTTGTACAAGACAAGAGTTTGATTGGATCAGAATCTCTGTCTACATGCAACTCTGATGATGATAAGATTAGCCTTGGAATCTCTTCAATGTCTTTAACGAAAACCCTTGGCGGACCTGGTAGGCAGTGGTCAGTGTGTGGCTCTGTAACCGCAGTCAGAAACATACCTTTATTGGGAGATAGCTCAGCTGCTTTTAGTTCCTTGGATGAACAGTTAGATGTTAATGTGAGCACCTCTGAGGGCAGGGATGCAGAAGCTGATGGTGAAGATGACATGTCCTTTTCTGACATTGATGCTATG ATACGCAGATTGAATCTGATCCCTGATGATTCAGATTCATGCTTAGATATGGAAG AACGGAACATGTCTAAGCTTCCAAGGCATACATTACTTGGACTGGAACACTGCTCAGTGACTTCAGTTCCGAGAGGAATTATATCTCAAGGGGCAATAGCTGTCCTGCATTGTCGTGATTCAAAGCATTTTATCAGGAAACAAGAG GTAATTATTGGGAGGTCATGTGAAGGCATGAATGTTGACATTGACTTGGGTAAATACGGTTATGGGAGCAAGGTATCTCGGCGTCAG GCACTGGTGAAGCTAGAGAAGAACGGAACATTCTCCTTAAAGAACCTTGGAAAGCGACATATCATTGTAAATGGGGAGAAGCTCAGTACAGGACAGATTGCATCCCTCGCATCATGTAGCTCAGTCGAC AGGAGAAGTGTTTGTGTTCAAGATTAA
- the LOC106380888 gene encoding leucine-rich repeat receptor-like protein kinase PXC2 translates to MASLVSLLLVLLTFSLAESKTYWGDVAALKEFKNSVDAKSMTPGSCLSSWDFSVDPCDNLSGEKFTCGFRCDTIVSGSGRVTELILDQAGYSGSLSSLSFNFPYLHTLKLSNNYFSGPLPNSLSNLTRLTSLFLSGNSFSGSIRGSLGSMPLLEELLLDNNNLNGSVPTSFNRLSRLKRLELQQNNISGELPDLTSLKNLNYLDVSDNRISGPVTSSLPGSLVQISMRNNLFQGTIPESFRNLTSLEVIDLSHNELGGSIPSFIFAHQTLQQLTLSFNGFTSIDSPRYSPSGLPSELISVDLSNNKIRGPLPLFMGLLPKLSALSLENNSFFGMVPTQYVWKTVSPAGFQRLLLGGNFLFGVVPGPLMALKPGSVNVQLAGNCFLWCPATFFFCRGQEQRSVTECRKFSRVIP, encoded by the coding sequence ATGGCTTCtcttgtttctcttcttcttgtatTGCTCACTTTTTCTTTAGCAGAGTCCAAGACTTACTGGGGTGACGTGGCAGCTCTCAAAGAGTTCAAGAACTCTGTCGACGCCAAGTCCATGACACCTGGCTCATGCCTCAGCTCCTGGGACTTCTCCGTCGATCCCTGCGACAATTTATCCGGCGAGAAATTCACGTGTGGCTTCCGCTGCGACACAATCGTTTCCGGATCGGGTCGGGTCACGGAGCTCATCCTCGACCAAGCCGGGTACTCCGGCTCCCTCTCCTCCCTTTCATTCAACTTCCCTTATCTCCACACCCTCAAACTCTCCAACAACTACTTCTCCGGTCCGCTTCCTAACTCGCTCTCCAACCTCACCCGCCTCACCAGCCTCTTCCTCTCCGGAAACTCCTTCTCAGGATCCATACGCGGTTCCCTCGGGTCAATGCCGCTTCTAGAAGAGCTCCTCCTCGACAACAACAACCTCAACGGCTCCGTTCCGACGAGCTTCAACCGTCTTTCCCGCTTAAAACGGTTAGAACTCCAGCAAAACAACATCTCCGGCGAACTTCCCGATCTAACCTCCCTCAAGAACCTAAACTACCTCGACGTTAGCGATAACCGGATCTCCGGTCCGGTCACGTCATCTTTACCCGGTTCACTAGTCCAAATCTCAATGCGAAACAATCTCTTCCAAGGAACGATACCAGAGAGCTTCAGAAACTTAACCTCTCTCGAAGTTATCGATCTCAGCCACAACGAACTCGGCGGCTCGATCCCATCGTTCATCTTCGCGCATCAAACTCTCCAACAGCTAACTCTCTCCTTCAACGGCTTCACTTCTATAGACTCGCCTCGCTACTCGCCCTCGGGTCTCCCCAGCGAGCTAATCTCCGTGGACCTCAGCAACAACAAGATCAGAGGCCCGTTACCTCTGTTCATGGGCCTGTTACCGAAGCTCTCAGCTTTGTCGTTGGAGAACAACAGCTTCTTCGGTATGGTTCCGACGCAGTACGTTTGGAAAACCGTGTCGCCTGCCGGGTTTCAGAGGCTGTTACTAGGCGGGAACTTCTTGTTTGGAGTCGTACCGGGTCCTTTGATGGCGCTCAAGCCTGGCTCGGTGAATGTGCAGCTCGCTGGAAACTGCTTCTTGTGGTGTCCCGCGACGTTTTTCTTCTGTCGGGGACAAGAACAGAGATCTGTTACGGAGTGCAGAAAGTTTAGCCGTGTTATTCCttga
- the LOC106380889 gene encoding uncharacterized protein LOC106380889 produces the protein MITGRCVLETILLLREQSLSGRGSIRKRAVREAAAAFKSFSGLARKIKLAYTTLTLPAWNSLNLTVNYFSSKYAHHSGVSPSLPPHMKVQVCAKGDNDSQPEDEESLDSNEEEDDDNTQSQPRNPTTSSLDGFLIINLYFYFSYVFMSCLFKCYEIK, from the exons ATGATTACAGGGAGATGTGTGTTGGAGACCATCTTGCTGTTAAGGGAACAAAG TTTGAGTGGGCGTGGCAGCATCCGAAAGCGTGCAGTACGAGAAGCTGCTGCTGCTTTCAAGTCTTTCTCTGGACTTGCACGCAAGATCAAGCTTGCATACACAACGCTAACTCTTCCAGCTTGGAATAG CTTGAACCTGACAGTCAACTATTTCTCATCAAAATATGCGCACCACAGCGGTGTTTCTCCAAGTTTGCCCCCCCACATGAAAGTTCAAGTCTGTGCTAAAGGAGACAACGATTCTCAGCCCGAAGATGAAGAGAGTCTTGATAGTaatgaagaagaggatgatgataATACCCAAAGCCAGCCTAGGAATCCAACTACAAGCTCATTGGATGGCTTtctaattataaatttgtatttctatttttcatatgtttttatgTCATGTTTGTTTAAATGTTatgaaatcaaataa
- the LOC106380890 gene encoding probable serine/threonine-protein kinase WNK11 isoform X1: protein MMLPCASSESEPLDKDSEPFVETDPTGRYGRYDELLGSGAVKKVYRAFDQEEGIEVAWNQVKLRCFSDDTAMLERLYSEVRLLKSLKNTNIIALYKVWRDERSNTLNFITEICTSGNLREYRKKHRHVSMRALKKWSKQILKGLVYLHTHDPCIIHRDLNCSNVFVNGNIGQVKIGDLGLAAVVGKNHLAHSILGTPEFMAPELYEEKYTELIDVYSYGMCVLELVSLEIPYSECDSVAKIYRRVSSGVKPEALNKVKDLEAKAFIEKCIAQKKVRPSAAELLRDPFFDGIVDDEEEENNDNSGSGRIVS, encoded by the exons ATG ATGCTTCCTTGTGCGAGCTCCGAATCCGAGCCCTTGGACAAGGACTCTGAGCCTTTCGTGGAAACAGATCCAACCGGCAGATACGGTCGTTACGACGAGCTACTCGGCTCAGGCGCCGTCAAAAAAGTGTACAGAGCCTTTGACCAAGAGGAAGGCATCGAAGTCGCGTGGAATCAAGTCAAGCTGAGATGTTTCTCCGACGACACAGCCATGCTCGAGAGGCTCTACTCTGAGGTCAGGCTGCTTAAGAGCCTCAAGAACACTAACATCATCGCCTTGTATAAGGTCTGGAGAGACGAGAGGAGCAACACTTTGAACTTCATCACCGAGATTTGTACCTCTGGGAACTTGAGAGAGTATCGGAAGAAGCACAGACATGTGTCTATGAGAGCTTTGAAGAAGTGGTCCAAGCAGATACTCAAAGGGTTGGTTTATCTCCATACGCATGATCCTTGCATCATCCATAGAGATCTCAACTGCAGTAACGTTTTCGTCAATGGAAACATCGGCCAG GTCAAGATTGGTGATCTTGGTTTAGCTGCAGTCGTGGGGAAGAACCATTTAGCTCACTCGATCCTCGGGACACCAGAGTTCATGGCTCCTGAGCTATACGAAGAGAAGTACACGGAGTTGATTGACGTTTACTCTTACGGGATGTGTGTTTTGGAGCTTGTGTCGCTGGAGATTCCATACAGCGAATGCGATAGCGTTGCCAAGATATACAGAAGGGTGAGCAGTGGAGTCAAACCAGAGGCTCTGAACAAAGTAAAGGATCTAGAAGCTAAGGCCTTTATTGAGAAGTGCATTGCGCAAAAAAAGGTGAGACCTTCTGCAGCTGAGCTTCTTCGTGACCCGTTCTTTGATGGGATAgtagatgatgaagaagaagaaaacaatgaCAATAGTGGAAGTGGTCGTATTGTGTCTTGA
- the LOC106380890 gene encoding probable serine/threonine-protein kinase WNK11 isoform X2: MLPCASSESEPLDKDSEPFVETDPTGRYGRYDELLGSGAVKKVYRAFDQEEGIEVAWNQVKLRCFSDDTAMLERLYSEVRLLKSLKNTNIIALYKVWRDERSNTLNFITEICTSGNLREYRKKHRHVSMRALKKWSKQILKGLVYLHTHDPCIIHRDLNCSNVFVNGNIGQVKIGDLGLAAVVGKNHLAHSILGTPEFMAPELYEEKYTELIDVYSYGMCVLELVSLEIPYSECDSVAKIYRRVSSGVKPEALNKVKDLEAKAFIEKCIAQKKVRPSAAELLRDPFFDGIVDDEEEENNDNSGSGRIVS; encoded by the exons ATGCTTCCTTGTGCGAGCTCCGAATCCGAGCCCTTGGACAAGGACTCTGAGCCTTTCGTGGAAACAGATCCAACCGGCAGATACGGTCGTTACGACGAGCTACTCGGCTCAGGCGCCGTCAAAAAAGTGTACAGAGCCTTTGACCAAGAGGAAGGCATCGAAGTCGCGTGGAATCAAGTCAAGCTGAGATGTTTCTCCGACGACACAGCCATGCTCGAGAGGCTCTACTCTGAGGTCAGGCTGCTTAAGAGCCTCAAGAACACTAACATCATCGCCTTGTATAAGGTCTGGAGAGACGAGAGGAGCAACACTTTGAACTTCATCACCGAGATTTGTACCTCTGGGAACTTGAGAGAGTATCGGAAGAAGCACAGACATGTGTCTATGAGAGCTTTGAAGAAGTGGTCCAAGCAGATACTCAAAGGGTTGGTTTATCTCCATACGCATGATCCTTGCATCATCCATAGAGATCTCAACTGCAGTAACGTTTTCGTCAATGGAAACATCGGCCAG GTCAAGATTGGTGATCTTGGTTTAGCTGCAGTCGTGGGGAAGAACCATTTAGCTCACTCGATCCTCGGGACACCAGAGTTCATGGCTCCTGAGCTATACGAAGAGAAGTACACGGAGTTGATTGACGTTTACTCTTACGGGATGTGTGTTTTGGAGCTTGTGTCGCTGGAGATTCCATACAGCGAATGCGATAGCGTTGCCAAGATATACAGAAGGGTGAGCAGTGGAGTCAAACCAGAGGCTCTGAACAAAGTAAAGGATCTAGAAGCTAAGGCCTTTATTGAGAAGTGCATTGCGCAAAAAAAGGTGAGACCTTCTGCAGCTGAGCTTCTTCGTGACCCGTTCTTTGATGGGATAgtagatgatgaagaagaagaaaacaatgaCAATAGTGGAAGTGGTCGTATTGTGTCTTGA
- the LOC106380892 gene encoding kinesin-like protein KIN-12F, whose amino-acid sequence MKSPAKIGDSRFLGNISTSSIRNLLPRSIYAKQKSIQSQSFRSNDENAPPCDPNALPPHNDLQLKNKSPQKVFPSTPPEEHTQILKLGPETYSEDRGDTATKSPSKFEGRSVLATRSNEMANEITEEDDELGDQIRELKEDLIRTKSDGYKPDGSKSGGYFARESLSQLRMSINKSLVMSCDDNKKDDDGDYDVMELNKHVEKYCDADDLRDSVQSSFASASCCEAESMSGDEICSEDVEIHKECAFSESVGSGISISLPHQTRVLEEPILSESPKLRNFRKSVAASTKFQATARNVTESSNKKPLNPTDSLAASLQRGLQIIDTHQRSSLSNRSSVSFSFGHLSLKPCDEAEILSASVKSLQEVRSKEGGSSILLCLSCRQKLDQEAEGGCTDEKHLKNICAEQATKIEQLTCLLDQYKNNTMQEPSTLMHTNDGGDKTNQLSEKEALLKEIAELKSKLQPTKSTENLRSSLLLRSFQMRKSTDLTRNTENNSDGLEEERERWTEMESEWISLTDDLRMDIDNHRRHAEDLEIELRKEKTAAEELNDALGRAMLGHSRFIEQYTELQEKYDELVERHNVTLAGIVDVKKAAAKAAVKGRHGKSFAKAFSAELTAIRAEKEKEREFLKKENKGLKIQLRDTAEAVQAAGELLIRLREAEQYVQSSEERFSLLEEENAKLTMQMEKLKSKHKTEMSTMKQYLAESKLPGSALQPWFTGNEEHLSEDRTGLVKEDEEHRTGVVSYDDYADDQAWRAEFGAIYQDHQY is encoded by the exons ATGAAGTCCCCAGCGAAGATCGGAGATTCTCGATTCTTAGGAAACATCTCGACTTCCTCTATCCGAAACCTCCTCCCCAGATCCATCTACGCGAAGCAGAAATCAATCCAAAGTCAGAGTTTCAGATCCAACGACGAGAACGCGCCACCCTGCGACCCAAACGCACTCCCTCCTCATAACGATCTtcagttgaaaaacaaatctCCTCAGAAAGTTTTTCCCTCCACTCCCCCCGAAGAACACACTCAG ATTCTCAAATTGGGACCGGAAACTTACTCTGAAGACAGAGGGGATACTGCTACAAAATCTCCATCGAAG TTTGAAGGAAGGAGTGTGCTAGCCACAAGATCTAACGAGATGGCTAATGAGATAACAGAGGAAGATGACGAGTTGGGTGACCAGATCCGTGAACTAAAG GAGGATCTAATCAGAACCAAGTCTGATGGTTACAAACCTGATGGAAGCAAGAGTGGTGGTTACTTTGCTAGGGAGAGCTTGAGTCAGTTGAGGATGAGCATCAACAAGTCTTTAGTCATGTCCTGTGATGATAACAAAaaagatgatgatggtgattATGATGTGATGGAACTGAATAAACATGTTGAGaagtattgtgatgctgatgaCTTGAGGGATTCAGTGCAATCCTCCTTTGCTAGTGCTTCCTGCTGTGAAGCTGAGTCTATGAGTGGAGATGAGATCTGTTCTGAAGATGTTGAGATACACAAAGAGTGTGCATTTTCTGAATCTGTGGGAAGTGGGATCTCAATCAGTTTACCTCATCAGACTCGTGTTCTCGAAGAGCCAATTTTGTCTGAGTCTCCAAAGCTTAGGAACTTCCGCAAGAGCGTGGCTGCGTCTACAAAGTTTCAAGCAACTGCTAGGAATGTAACCGAGAGCTCCAACAAAAAGCCTTTGAATCCAACGGATTCTCTAGCTGCAAGTCTCCAGAGAGGACTGCAGATTATAGACACTCACCAACGGAGCTCTTTATCAAACAGATCTTCTGTTTCGTTCTCGTTTGGTCATCTGTCTCTGAAGCCTTGCGATGAAGCCGAGATTCTCAGTGCCTCTGTTAAATCGTTACAAGAAGTTAGATCAAAAGAAGGTGGTTCATCTATTCTCCTCTGCCTTTCTTGCAGACAGAAACTTGACCAAGAAGCTGAG GGAGGATGCACAGACGAGAAGCATCTCAAGAACATATGTGCGGAGCAGGCTACCAAAATTGAGCAGCTAACTTGTCTG TTAGACCAATACAAAAACAACACTATGCAAGAGCCTAGTACG CTAATGCATAccaatgatggaggagataagACAAACCAGCTAAGTGAAAAGGAAGCTCTTCTAAAGGAGATTGCAGAGCTCAAGAGCAAGCTGCAGCCTACTAAATCAACAGAGAACCTGAGATCCTCTCTGCTACTGCGGTCCTTTCAAATGAGGAAAAGCACTGATCTAACTAGAAACACTGAGAACAACAGTGATGGTCTAGAGGAGGAACGTGAAAGGTGGACAGAGATGGAGAGCGAATGGATATCTTTAACAGACGATCTAAGAATGGATATTGATAACCACCGAAGACACGCAGAGGATCTGGAGATAGAGCTCAGAAAAGAGAAAACGGCTGCAGAGGAGCTAAATGACGCTCTTGGTAGAGCCATGCTTGGTCACAGTAGGTTCATCGAGCAGTACACTGAGCTCCAGGAGAAGTATGATGAGTTAGTTGAGAGGCATAACGTGACGTTGGCAGGAATAGTTGATGTGAAGAAAGCAGCGGCTAAAGCTGCAGTGAAAGGTCGTCATGGGAAGAGTTTTGCCAAAGCCTTTTCAGCTGAGCTTACTGCCATTAGAGCTgagaaggagaaagaaagagagttcTTGAAGAAGGAGAACAAGGGACTTAAGATTCAGCTGAGAGATACCGCTGAAGCTGTTCAAGCTGCTGGAGAGTTACTGATCAGACTCAGAGAAGCTGAGCAATATGTACAATCCTCTGAG GAACGTTTCAGCTTACTTGAAGAAGAGAATGCAAAGTTAACGATGCAGATGGAGAAGTTAAAGAGTAAGCACAAGACAGAAATGAGCACAATGAAGCAATATCTTGCGGAAAGCAAATTGCCAGGGTCTGCATTACAGCCATGGTTCACGGGGAATGAGGAACATTTATCAGAAGACAGAACCGGTTTGGTCAAGGAGGATGAAGAACACAGAACCGGTGTGGTCAGCTATGACGATTATGCAGACGATCAGGCATGGAGAGCTGAGTTTGGTGCCATATATCAAGACCATCAGTATTGA
- the LOC106377860 gene encoding extensin-2: MDYGHVIPPPYNPPNPYEAVPITYNYQNTWPPSPYQSPMYQPTAPPSPMTQYMYYRQDPNIQQPHPMAFPYNYYPYYVPEVLQSPPPYIPTREGVTGEQQCRIL; this comes from the coding sequence ATGGATTACGGTCACGTTATTCCTCCTCCCTACAATCCTCCTAATCCTTACGAAGCCGTACCTATCACATACAATTACCAAAATACATGGCCACCGTCGCCGTATCAGTCGCCGATGTACCAGCCGACGGCGCCGCCGTCTCCTATGACGCAGTATATGTACTACCGCCAAGACCCAAATATCCAACAACCTCATCCTATGGCGTTTCCGTATAACTATTATCCGTACTACGTACCGGAGGTGCTTCAATCTCCACCGCCGTATATACCGACGCGAGAAGGCGTCACCGGCGAGCAGCAGTGTCGTATCTTGTGA